From Pempheris klunzingeri isolate RE-2024b chromosome 16, fPemKlu1.hap1, whole genome shotgun sequence, a single genomic window includes:
- the LOC139215157 gene encoding zinc finger protein 774-like isoform X1: MSADRHMFPPPSSPSPPGAVEGFGGVDPQSGPPSETETLRMFVTERLAAAVDDILGEFVKTVSRYREQIDRQRRQLDGLRSEEGRRNPEEGHHMSAPCDREEVHHPSDCPLYVQQLVVSKEEVPPEQQQRSPSLDQEEPPEPPHIKEEEEELWSSQGGEQLGGLEEADITKITFSPVAVKSEDDDEEKPQSSQLHQSQTEENREDCGGSEPDSDFDPDKHLEPVSEDDSSYLEEAQTEDSHGLMETREPQSGLKALNNDVSIKVLVGKESYSCSECHKSFNTKVYLKRHMRCHTAEKPYSCSVCKKHFKWSGDLVTHMRTHTGEKPYMCSYCGKSFRKHGTLTRHMRVHTGERPYVCTFCTKGFCQRGDLTTHMRTHTGEKPFSCGVCQRKFSHSYRVKHHKCVVESSSSIQ, translated from the exons ATGTCCGCAGACCGGCACATGTTCCCCCCGCCCTCCTCTCCGTCCCCTCCCGGAGCGGTGGAGGGTTTCGGCGGCGTGGACCCTCAGAGCGGCCCGCCGTCAGAGACGGAGACCCTGAGGATGTTCGTTACCGAGCGGCTGGCGGCGGCGGTGGACGACATCCTGGGAGAGTTCGTGAAAACGGTGAGCCGGTACCGGGAGCAGATAGACCGGCAGCGGAGACAGCTGGACGGCCTGAGGTCCGAGGAGGGCAGGAGGAACCCGGAGGAAGGTCATCACATGTCTGCACCCTGTGACAGAGAAGAAGTCCACCATCCCAGTGACTGTCCTCTTT ACGTCCAGCAGCTGGTGGTGAGTAAAGAAGAGGTTCcccctgagcagcagcagaggagccccagtctggaccaggaggagcCACCAGAGCCTCCTCACattaaggaggaagaggaggaactcTGGAGCAGTCAGGGGGGAGAGCAGCttggagggctggaggaggccgATATCACCAAGATCACATTCTCTCCTGTggctgtgaagagtgaagacgATGATGAAGAGAAGCCTCAgtcctcacagcttcatcagaGCCAAActgaagagaacagagaggactgTGGGGGATCAGAACCAGACAGCGACTTTGATCCAGATAAACATTTAGAGCCAGTTAGTGAAGATGACAGCTCATACCTAGAGGAAGCTCAGACTGAAGACTCTCATGGTTTGATGGAGACCAGAGAACCGCAGTCAGGTTTAAAAGCTCTGAATAATGACGTCAGTATCAAAGTCCTTGTGGGTAAAGAGTCATATTCCTGCTCTGAGTGCCATAAAAGTTTTAACACAAAAGTTTATCTGAAGAGACACATGAGGTGTCACACGGCTGAAAAACCTTACAGTTGTTCAGTTTGTAAGAAACACTTTAAGTGGAGTGGAGATCTTGTGACACACATGAGAACCCACACGGGAGAGAAACCATATATGTGCAGCTATTGTGGGAAAAGCTTCAGAAAACATGGAACACTCACAAGACACATGAGAGTCCATACTGGGGAGAGACCGTACGTCTGCACGTTCTGCACCAAAGGCTTTTGTCAGCGAGGAGATTTGACCACACACATGAGAACCCACACGGGGGAGAAACCGTTCAGCTGCGGAGTTTGTCAGAGAAAATTCTCTCACTCGTATCGCGTTAAACACCACAAGTGTGttgtggagagcagcagcagcattcagtGA
- the LOC139215157 gene encoding zinc finger protein 774-like isoform X2 yields MSADRHMFPPPSSPSPPGAVEGFGGVDPQSGPPSETETLRMFVTERLAAAVDDILGEFVKTVSRYREQIDRQRRQLDGLRSEEGRRNPEEDVQQLVVSKEEVPPEQQQRSPSLDQEEPPEPPHIKEEEEELWSSQGGEQLGGLEEADITKITFSPVAVKSEDDDEEKPQSSQLHQSQTEENREDCGGSEPDSDFDPDKHLEPVSEDDSSYLEEAQTEDSHGLMETREPQSGLKALNNDVSIKVLVGKESYSCSECHKSFNTKVYLKRHMRCHTAEKPYSCSVCKKHFKWSGDLVTHMRTHTGEKPYMCSYCGKSFRKHGTLTRHMRVHTGERPYVCTFCTKGFCQRGDLTTHMRTHTGEKPFSCGVCQRKFSHSYRVKHHKCVVESSSSIQ; encoded by the exons ATGTCCGCAGACCGGCACATGTTCCCCCCGCCCTCCTCTCCGTCCCCTCCCGGAGCGGTGGAGGGTTTCGGCGGCGTGGACCCTCAGAGCGGCCCGCCGTCAGAGACGGAGACCCTGAGGATGTTCGTTACCGAGCGGCTGGCGGCGGCGGTGGACGACATCCTGGGAGAGTTCGTGAAAACGGTGAGCCGGTACCGGGAGCAGATAGACCGGCAGCGGAGACAGCTGGACGGCCTGAGGTCCGAGGAGGGCAGGAGGAACCCGGAGGAAG ACGTCCAGCAGCTGGTGGTGAGTAAAGAAGAGGTTCcccctgagcagcagcagaggagccccagtctggaccaggaggagcCACCAGAGCCTCCTCACattaaggaggaagaggaggaactcTGGAGCAGTCAGGGGGGAGAGCAGCttggagggctggaggaggccgATATCACCAAGATCACATTCTCTCCTGTggctgtgaagagtgaagacgATGATGAAGAGAAGCCTCAgtcctcacagcttcatcagaGCCAAActgaagagaacagagaggactgTGGGGGATCAGAACCAGACAGCGACTTTGATCCAGATAAACATTTAGAGCCAGTTAGTGAAGATGACAGCTCATACCTAGAGGAAGCTCAGACTGAAGACTCTCATGGTTTGATGGAGACCAGAGAACCGCAGTCAGGTTTAAAAGCTCTGAATAATGACGTCAGTATCAAAGTCCTTGTGGGTAAAGAGTCATATTCCTGCTCTGAGTGCCATAAAAGTTTTAACACAAAAGTTTATCTGAAGAGACACATGAGGTGTCACACGGCTGAAAAACCTTACAGTTGTTCAGTTTGTAAGAAACACTTTAAGTGGAGTGGAGATCTTGTGACACACATGAGAACCCACACGGGAGAGAAACCATATATGTGCAGCTATTGTGGGAAAAGCTTCAGAAAACATGGAACACTCACAAGACACATGAGAGTCCATACTGGGGAGAGACCGTACGTCTGCACGTTCTGCACCAAAGGCTTTTGTCAGCGAGGAGATTTGACCACACACATGAGAACCCACACGGGGGAGAAACCGTTCAGCTGCGGAGTTTGTCAGAGAAAATTCTCTCACTCGTATCGCGTTAAACACCACAAGTGTGttgtggagagcagcagcagcattcagtGA
- the LOC139215156 gene encoding gastrula zinc finger protein XlCGF8.2DB-like isoform X2: MSAPCDREEVHHPSDCPLYVQQLVVSKEEVPPEQQQRSPSLDQEEPPEPPHTEEEEEVWSSQGGEQLGGLEEADITKITFSPVAVKSEDDDEEKPRSSQLHQSQTEENREDCGGSEPAGNFDPDHHEKTTQSSECDTDDTCDWEETREPQSDLNSLQNNEDPLSDEDCNTGKTPVSSSEDVPDSSQKGRLQKHSGIQTGEKLLGCSVCGKEYHLKKSLRNHMRLHSLGKRFSCSVCKKTFSWQKDVVAHMRIHTGEKPFSCSVCGTTFARRSSLTKHLSVHTGEKPFTCSVCKTSFRVRDSLVNHMRIHSEEKPFSCSVCSKRFARKTYLKLHSTVHAEEKPFHCSVCDKRFPRLDSVKKHKCAGESSRKT; this comes from the exons ATGTCTGCACCCTGTGACAGAGAAGAAGTCCACCATCCCAGTGACTGTCCTCTTT ACGTCCAGCAGCTGGTGGTGAGTAAAGAAGAGGTTCcccctgagcagcagcagaggagccccagtctggaccaggaggagcCACCAGAGCCTCCTCAcactgaagaggaagaggaagtctGGAGCAGTCAGGGGGGAGAGCAGCttggagggctggaggaggccgATATCACCAAGATCACATTCTCTCCTGTggctgtgaagagtgaagacgATGATGAAGAGAAGCCTCGgtcctcacagcttcatcagaGCCAAActgaagagaacagagaggactgTGGGGGATCAGAACCAGCTGGGAACTTTGATCCAGATCATCATGAGAAGACTACACAGTCCTCTGAGTGTGACACTGATGACACTTGTGACTGGGAGGAGACCAGAGAACCTCAGTCAGATTTAAACTCTCTGCAGAACAATGAAGATCCTCTGAGTGATGAAGACTGTAACACTGGAAAAACACCAGTCAGCTCCTCTGAAGATGTTCCAGACTCCAGCCAGAAGGGACgtctgcagaaacacagtggGATCCAAACAGGAGAGAAACTATTGGGTTGCTCAGTTTGTGGTAAAGAATACCACCTGAAGAAGTCTTTAAGGAATCATATGAGACTTCACTCATTAGGAAAACGTTTCAGCTGCTCAGTTTGTAAAAAAACGTTTTCATGGCAAAAAGATGTTGTGGCGCACATGAGGATCCACACCGGGGAGAAACCCTTCAGTTGCTCCGTTTGTGGTACAACATTTGCACGTAGGTCAAGTTTGACCAAACACTTGAGTGTTCACACAGGAGAAAAACCTTTTACCTGCTCAGTCTGTAAAACAAGTTTCAGGGTGAGAGACAGTCTGGTCAACCACATGAGAATCCACAGTGAGGAGAAACCATTCAGTTGTTCAGTATGCAGTAAGAGATTTGCACGAAAGACATATCTTAAACTACACTCGACCGTTCACGCAGAGGAGAAACCGTTCCATTGCAGCGTGTGCGATAAAAGATTCCCTCGGCTCGATAGCgtcaaaaaacacaagtgtgctggtgagagcagcagaaaaacatga